One window of Aerococcus tenax genomic DNA carries:
- the argS gene encoding arginine--tRNA ligase, with the protein MNIKQHIAKIIQAEVSDYLSLEQVEDVLEVPKHEGQGDLAFPAFILAKSLRQAPQKIASELAEKLSDDLIDHVEAVGPYINFFLKADKISAAVLADILDKESAYGQLAIGDGENICIDMSSPNIAKPMSMGHLRSTVIGNAIGNIVEKVGFQPVRINHLGDWGTQFGKLIVAYRKWGDEETVRQNPIKELNRLYVYFHQMADEDDSLNDEARQAFKELEGGNPEELELWQWMREKSLEEFQSIYDLLGIDFDSMNGEAFYNDKMDAVIDELEEKDLLKVDQGATLVDLEAYDLIPALVKKSDGATLYMTRDLAAVFYRKRTYDFDQCLYVVGNEQSVHFKQLKAVIKEMGYDWYEDIHHIPFGLITQGGKKLSTRKGKVVLLESVLKEAIRLAQEQINSKNPDLTDKDQVAEAVGVGAVVFHDLKNDRLNNFDFQLEEVVQFEGETGPYVQYANARAQSILRKANVGKPSLEDLQLADDESYAVVKQLNRFPEIIAKAYESYEPSVIAKYTLQLAQRFNKYYAHTRVLEEDDQLNARLALVYAVSVVLTEGLRLLGVQAPKEM; encoded by the coding sequence ATGAACATTAAACAACATATTGCAAAAATTATTCAAGCAGAAGTTAGTGATTATTTAAGCCTAGAACAAGTGGAAGATGTCTTAGAAGTACCAAAGCATGAGGGCCAAGGGGACCTGGCTTTCCCAGCTTTTATCCTCGCTAAATCACTTCGCCAAGCGCCTCAAAAGATCGCCAGTGAACTCGCTGAAAAACTCAGTGATGATTTGATCGATCATGTTGAAGCAGTAGGGCCTTACATTAACTTCTTCTTAAAGGCAGATAAAATCTCTGCCGCTGTCCTAGCAGATATCCTCGATAAGGAATCCGCTTACGGACAATTAGCTATTGGGGATGGAGAAAATATTTGTATTGATATGTCTAGCCCAAACATTGCTAAACCCATGTCAATGGGACACCTCCGTTCCACCGTTATTGGGAACGCTATTGGTAACATCGTTGAAAAGGTGGGCTTCCAACCGGTTCGCATTAACCACTTAGGGGACTGGGGCACCCAATTTGGTAAACTCATCGTTGCTTACCGTAAATGGGGTGACGAGGAAACTGTTCGTCAAAATCCCATCAAGGAATTAAACCGCTTGTATGTCTATTTCCATCAAATGGCTGATGAAGACGATTCTTTGAATGATGAAGCGCGCCAAGCCTTTAAAGAATTAGAAGGCGGCAACCCAGAAGAATTGGAATTATGGCAATGGATGCGGGAGAAATCCTTAGAAGAATTCCAAAGTATCTATGATTTACTAGGCATCGATTTTGATTCCATGAATGGGGAAGCCTTCTATAATGACAAGATGGATGCAGTGATTGACGAGTTAGAAGAAAAAGACCTGCTCAAGGTTGACCAAGGAGCTACTTTGGTTGATTTGGAAGCTTATGACTTGATTCCAGCCTTAGTGAAGAAGTCTGATGGGGCAACCCTTTATATGACTCGTGACCTGGCAGCCGTCTTCTACCGTAAGCGGACCTATGACTTTGACCAATGCCTCTATGTGGTCGGGAATGAACAGTCTGTCCACTTCAAACAATTAAAAGCAGTCATTAAAGAAATGGGCTATGACTGGTATGAAGATATTCACCATATTCCCTTCGGTTTAATTACCCAAGGAGGCAAGAAACTCTCTACCCGGAAAGGGAAAGTGGTTCTCTTAGAATCTGTCCTCAAGGAAGCGATTCGTTTAGCCCAAGAGCAGATCAACAGTAAAAACCCTGACCTCACTGATAAAGACCAAGTGGCCGAAGCCGTTGGTGTGGGCGCAGTGGTCTTCCATGACCTCAAGAATGACCGCTTGAATAACTTTGACTTCCAATTAGAAGAAGTGGTCCAATTTGAAGGTGAAACTGGTCCTTATGTCCAATACGCCAATGCCCGGGCACAATCCATCTTGCGTAAGGCTAATGTTGGTAAACCAAGTCTAGAGGACTTACAATTGGCTGATGACGAGTCTTATGCGGTGGTTAAACAATTAAATCGTTTCCCAGAAATTATTGCTAAGGCCTATGAAAGTTATGAACCTAGTGTGATCGCTAAGTATACGCTTCAATTAGCCCAACGCTTTAATAAATATTATGCCCATACTCGGGTTCTTGAAGAAGATGACCAATTAAACGCTCGCTTAGCTTTAGTTTACGCGGTGTCAGTGGTCTTGACTGAAGGCTTGAGACTTTTAGGCGTTCAAGCACCTAAAGAAATGTAA
- a CDS encoding M13 family metallopeptidase, translating to MTVDMSQAKEDLYMAVNGEWIDQAEIPEDKSSTGGFMALRDGIEELSMADIEKMAAGEIKLENPEMEEMIALYQLAMDFDRLDQEGANPIQADLENVDELTDFSQIQAFSKQWLLAGHDFVFNLGNEADMKNTVNYALYLSRPNTILPDKGYYEEDNGTGKQLLEIWRRSTVDLLKAMGFSDELSQRHTDQAIAFDALFVPYVKSQEELADYTKSYNPKDINEVESYSSHYSLKAIIKELIGQEPETVIVTEPRYFEALDEFFSPHHFEELKSWMIVNVARDGAQALSEDLRQIASQYSLALSGNPKTMSREKHAFYLTVNTFDQVFGCYYGKKYFGPEARADVTAMIEEMIAVYKDRLKHNTWLSQQTIKKAIVKLDAITIMAGYPDSYPEIYQRFKVDSNLPLYQNLKSFTAERVKDNLAKWGKEVDHSRWHMSAETVNAYYDPSANNICFPAGILQAPFYDLKQSRSENYGGIGGVIAHEISHAFDNNGAQFDEQGNLNNWWLDEDYEVFTHKAQAMIDQFDGLPLGDGEVNGTLTVSENIADAGGLQAAYQAMTHEEDYDPIAFFNNWARIWCMKARPQYQNLLLSIDVHAPNYWRANQQVKNLDAFHVAYQTSSENKMYLDPEDRVVIW from the coding sequence ATGACAGTAGATATGTCCCAAGCAAAAGAAGACCTCTATATGGCCGTGAACGGGGAGTGGATTGACCAAGCTGAGATCCCTGAAGACAAGTCCTCAACAGGTGGTTTCATGGCCTTACGGGATGGGATTGAAGAATTATCCATGGCAGACATTGAGAAGATGGCTGCTGGAGAAATTAAGCTAGAGAATCCTGAAATGGAAGAAATGATCGCCCTCTATCAATTAGCTATGGACTTTGATCGTTTGGACCAAGAGGGAGCTAATCCCATCCAAGCTGACCTAGAAAATGTGGACGAATTGACTGACTTTAGCCAAATTCAAGCCTTTTCTAAGCAATGGTTACTGGCTGGTCATGATTTCGTCTTTAATTTGGGCAATGAGGCCGATATGAAGAACACGGTGAACTATGCCCTCTATCTCAGTCGCCCTAACACCATTTTGCCTGATAAGGGCTACTATGAAGAGGATAACGGAACGGGTAAGCAATTATTAGAAATTTGGCGTCGGTCGACCGTTGATCTCTTAAAGGCTATGGGCTTTAGTGATGAACTGAGCCAACGCCATACCGACCAAGCTATCGCCTTTGATGCGCTATTTGTTCCTTATGTGAAGTCCCAGGAAGAATTAGCGGACTATACCAAGTCCTATAATCCTAAGGACATTAATGAAGTGGAAAGTTACTCATCTCACTATTCGCTTAAGGCGATTATCAAGGAATTAATTGGACAAGAGCCAGAAACCGTCATTGTAACGGAACCGCGCTATTTTGAAGCCTTAGATGAATTTTTCAGCCCCCACCATTTTGAAGAATTGAAGTCTTGGATGATTGTTAATGTGGCTCGTGATGGGGCTCAAGCCTTGTCCGAAGACTTGCGTCAAATTGCTAGCCAATATAGCCTGGCTTTATCCGGTAATCCTAAGACTATGAGCCGGGAAAAACACGCCTTCTATCTGACCGTAAATACTTTTGACCAAGTCTTTGGTTGTTATTATGGTAAGAAGTACTTTGGCCCAGAAGCCCGGGCTGACGTTACCGCGATGATCGAAGAGATGATTGCGGTTTATAAGGACCGACTCAAGCACAATACCTGGCTTTCCCAACAAACCATTAAGAAGGCCATCGTTAAACTGGACGCCATCACGATTATGGCGGGCTATCCTGATAGCTACCCAGAAATTTATCAGCGCTTCAAGGTGGACAGTAACTTACCGCTCTACCAAAATCTCAAATCCTTTACCGCTGAACGGGTTAAGGACAATCTCGCTAAGTGGGGGAAAGAAGTTGACCATAGTCGCTGGCATATGTCTGCCGAAACAGTTAACGCCTACTATGATCCTTCAGCCAACAATATTTGCTTCCCAGCAGGTATCTTGCAAGCACCTTTCTATGACTTGAAGCAAAGCCGCAGTGAAAACTACGGTGGAATTGGTGGGGTAATCGCCCACGAAATTTCCCATGCCTTTGATAACAATGGCGCTCAATTTGATGAGCAGGGGAATTTAAATAACTGGTGGCTGGATGAGGACTATGAAGTCTTTACCCACAAGGCCCAAGCCATGATTGACCAGTTTGACGGTTTACCTTTGGGAGACGGCGAGGTCAATGGGACTTTAACGGTGTCAGAAAATATTGCTGACGCTGGCGGCTTGCAAGCGGCTTACCAAGCCATGACCCATGAGGAGGACTACGATCCCATTGCCTTCTTCAATAATTGGGCCCGGATTTGGTGTATGAAGGCCCGTCCTCAATACCAAAACCTACTATTATCTATTGACGTCCATGCCCCTAACTACTGGCGGGCTAACCAACAAGTTAAGAACTTGGATGCCTTCCATGTGGCCTACCAAACCTCTTCAGAAAATAAAATGTACCTAGACCCAGAAGACCGCGTCGTTATCTGGTAA
- the pepT gene encoding peptidase T — protein MNTQQQQILNRFIKYAKVNTRSDESSLTIPSTPSQEEFTLKLKDEIEALGFEDCFYNPKDAYLTATIPSTLPDEDIPTVGFIAHVDTADYNAENIQPQVIENYDGGDIVLNEEEDMVLSPKDFPRLKHVVGHTLVTTDGRTLLGADDKAGITSIVTFGEYLINHPEIPHGKIRVAFGPDEEIGTRGAKYFDIDQFGADFAYTIDGGRYGTLTYENFYAKQANVTISGRSVHPGAAKDSMINALLWGARLATSLPANQVPEKTSGREGFYFLIRQEGTIDHLNQFYYLRDHDKEKMQEKLAYFEEQVARLNQEIGEERITYRIVDQYDNMYEVLKDYPWVIDLARDAYLKNNVEAFEAPMRGGTDGAILSHKGLPTPNLFSGAENTHGPYEFVTIETIEQSIAVLIDIAKNVRHYSA, from the coding sequence ATGAATACACAACAACAGCAAATTCTAAATCGTTTTATCAAATACGCTAAAGTCAACACTCGCAGTGATGAAAGTTCGCTTACTATTCCTTCGACTCCCAGCCAGGAAGAATTTACCCTTAAATTAAAGGATGAAATCGAGGCATTGGGCTTTGAAGACTGCTTCTATAATCCCAAGGATGCCTACCTGACAGCCACCATTCCTAGCACTCTTCCTGATGAAGATATCCCTACTGTGGGTTTTATTGCCCATGTGGACACCGCCGATTACAATGCCGAAAATATCCAACCCCAAGTGATTGAGAATTATGACGGTGGTGATATTGTCCTTAATGAGGAAGAGGATATGGTGCTCTCGCCAAAGGACTTTCCCCGTTTAAAACATGTGGTTGGCCATACTCTGGTAACGACAGATGGACGGACCTTACTGGGAGCCGATGACAAGGCAGGGATTACTTCCATTGTTACTTTTGGGGAATATCTGATTAACCACCCCGAAATTCCTCATGGCAAGATTCGGGTCGCTTTTGGACCAGACGAAGAAATTGGCACCCGAGGAGCTAAATACTTTGATATCGACCAATTTGGAGCCGACTTTGCCTATACCATTGATGGCGGTCGGTACGGGACTCTGACTTATGAGAACTTCTATGCTAAGCAAGCCAATGTTACTATCTCAGGACGTAGTGTTCATCCCGGGGCGGCTAAGGACTCCATGATTAATGCCCTCTTATGGGGTGCCCGTTTAGCTACCAGTCTCCCCGCTAACCAAGTGCCCGAAAAGACCAGTGGTCGGGAAGGCTTCTATTTCTTGATCCGCCAAGAAGGAACGATTGACCATCTCAACCAGTTTTATTACTTAAGGGACCATGATAAGGAAAAAATGCAAGAAAAATTGGCTTACTTTGAAGAACAAGTCGCTCGTTTAAACCAAGAAATCGGTGAAGAGCGAATTACTTATCGGATTGTTGACCAATATGACAATATGTACGAAGTCCTTAAAGATTACCCCTGGGTAATTGATCTAGCTCGAGACGCTTATTTGAAAAATAATGTGGAAGCTTTTGAAGCACCTATGCGTGGTGGAACGGACGGGGCTATTCTCTCTCATAAGGGGCTGCCAACCCCAAATCTCTTCTCAGGAGCCGAAAATACTCATGGACCTTATGAATTTGTGACAATTGAAACAATTGAACAATCGATCGCAGTCTTGATCGACATTGCCAAGAACGTCCGTCATTATAGCGCTTAA
- a CDS encoding peptide ABC transporter substrate-binding protein, producing MKLGVKSLGLLFSVLVALAGCSGGSGSESSRQTEITATADGELASLDSIASSDIPTQNVLANVTEGLYRPSIDGGNELGIAAEEPEVSEDGLTYTFKIRDNANWSTGEPVTAQDFVFSYRKAVDPNAISENVNKFFVIKNARPISDGELPTDQLGVKAIDDKTLEFTLEAPTPYFKGLLGTPAYLPQSEKLAKEVGDNYGSSQDKTAFNGPFVVDGWTGNEQSFQLKKNDQYWDKDNVHLDTINWQVSKEMSTNFNLFENGKVQYTKVGNPYVEQEQNNEALTVDPSGLVGYLQFNFTREPTNNVHLRKALASSFDKEAFVQNVLKDGSTPIDGWIPKEHDQDPDTGEDFRAQNGSLSSYDVDKAKEEFEKAKADLGRDKISIELLTSDTDVSKSTSEFLQGEWQKNLPGIEVTIRNVPLKSRQSIAASKDYDIMLGTFIPSYVDPIAYLEYFESHSTLNTGFYNSEVFDGQLNQARTTLANQPKERWDTLLAAERTLVQDDQALAPIYQGAFANMIDPKLKGVINQTNGAQSYFRAATYGE from the coding sequence ATGAAGTTAGGTGTGAAAAGCTTAGGCTTATTATTTAGTGTTCTAGTGGCCTTAGCAGGATGTTCAGGAGGGAGTGGGAGTGAGTCTTCCCGGCAGACAGAAATTACGGCGACTGCCGATGGGGAGCTAGCTTCCTTGGACAGTATTGCCTCTTCCGATATTCCCACCCAAAATGTCTTAGCTAATGTCACTGAAGGTCTTTACCGTCCTTCTATTGATGGTGGCAATGAACTAGGAATAGCAGCGGAAGAACCTGAGGTATCTGAAGATGGCTTAACTTACACCTTCAAGATTCGAGACAATGCTAATTGGTCAACTGGAGAGCCAGTAACCGCCCAAGACTTTGTCTTTTCCTATCGTAAAGCGGTTGACCCTAATGCGATCTCAGAAAATGTCAACAAGTTCTTTGTGATTAAGAATGCTCGGCCAATTTCAGATGGTGAGCTGCCAACCGATCAATTAGGGGTTAAGGCCATTGACGATAAGACCCTAGAGTTTACCTTAGAAGCGCCTACGCCTTATTTCAAAGGCTTACTAGGGACTCCTGCTTACTTGCCTCAAAGTGAGAAACTGGCCAAGGAGGTTGGCGATAACTATGGCTCCTCCCAAGATAAGACAGCCTTCAATGGTCCCTTTGTGGTTGATGGCTGGACCGGTAACGAACAAAGCTTCCAATTAAAGAAAAACGACCAATATTGGGATAAGGACAATGTCCACCTAGATACTATTAATTGGCAAGTTTCTAAAGAAATGTCGACCAACTTTAATCTCTTTGAAAACGGGAAGGTTCAATATACCAAAGTTGGCAACCCTTATGTGGAACAAGAGCAAAATAATGAAGCCTTAACTGTCGACCCCTCTGGTTTAGTGGGCTATCTACAATTTAACTTTACCCGTGAACCAACAAATAATGTTCACTTACGTAAGGCTTTAGCTTCATCCTTCGATAAAGAAGCCTTTGTCCAAAACGTGCTCAAAGACGGGTCAACCCCAATTGATGGTTGGATACCTAAAGAACATGACCAAGACCCAGATACTGGTGAAGATTTCCGGGCCCAAAACGGTTCGCTATCCTCCTATGATGTTGATAAGGCTAAAGAAGAATTTGAAAAGGCTAAGGCTGACTTAGGACGAGATAAGATTAGTATTGAGCTCTTAACCTCAGATACGGATGTCTCCAAATCAACCTCCGAATTTTTACAAGGGGAATGGCAAAAGAACCTGCCTGGTATTGAAGTCACTATCCGTAACGTGCCCCTCAAGAGTCGTCAAAGCATTGCCGCAAGCAAGGATTACGATATTATGTTAGGAACCTTTATTCCTTCCTATGTTGATCCAATCGCTTACTTAGAATACTTTGAATCTCATTCGACCTTGAATACGGGTTTCTATAATTCTGAAGTTTTTGATGGACAATTAAACCAAGCCCGGACAACTTTAGCTAACCAACCCAAAGAACGTTGGGATACCTTGTTAGCTGCTGAGCGGACATTGGTTCAAGATGACCAAGCTTTGGCACCAATTTACCAAGGCGCTTTCGCTAATATGATTGATCCTAAGCTCAAAGGGGTTATTAACCAAACCAATGGGGCTCAATCCTATTTCCGTGCAGCAACTTATGGCGAGTAA
- a CDS encoding peptide ABC transporter substrate-binding protein yields MKRWYKLISLLFIGVLVMAGCSSSGGGANNQASQEIAVTSEGELASLDTIKSSDSPSLNVASNTIEGLYRPAPQDSENLKELGMAAEEPEISEDGKTYTYKIREDAKWSTGEPVTAHDFVYTYRKAVTPPELSQNVNRFFPINKAKEISEGKESPENLGVKALDDKTLEFTLTSPTAYFEDLLGTPAFLPQSQKLAEEVGDDYGSSAEKTAFNGPFLVEGWTGTENSFDLVKNPDYWDAENVQLSRINWEVSKELQTNYNLFNSGDVQYTQTGNPYVEQLDGEPILQTSLNGKVGYLQFNFDKPILKNKHVRQALRSGFDKEAFTQAVLKDGSQSLDGWVPADHVSDPASGQDFRAMNGHLGAYDLDFAQSEWKLAKQELGLDQIELELLTSDTDTSKATSEFLQGEWQNNLPGLTVTIRNVPLKSRQQITNTGEYDMVYGTYHPSYVDPTAYLDYFHSQSALNNANFDSENYDSLLATAQNELGDQPEARFQKLLEAERYLMEDEAALGTIYQGAYAFLVDPKLTGVINQTNGVTNYFRAATYQTEN; encoded by the coding sequence ATGAAGCGTTGGTATAAGCTAATCAGCTTGCTATTCATTGGAGTGTTGGTGATGGCAGGCTGTAGTAGCAGCGGAGGCGGGGCCAATAACCAGGCCAGCCAGGAAATCGCCGTCACTTCAGAAGGTGAACTGGCATCGCTAGATACAATTAAGTCTTCCGATTCACCGAGCTTGAACGTGGCTTCTAACACCATAGAAGGCTTATACCGTCCTGCTCCTCAAGATAGTGAAAATCTCAAGGAACTAGGGATGGCTGCTGAAGAACCTGAAATCAGTGAAGACGGCAAGACCTATACCTATAAAATCCGTGAAGATGCTAAGTGGTCAACTGGTGAACCGGTGACCGCCCACGACTTTGTCTACACCTATCGTAAGGCGGTAACTCCACCGGAACTCTCCCAAAACGTTAACCGGTTCTTCCCGATTAACAAGGCTAAAGAAATTTCAGAAGGGAAGGAAAGCCCAGAGAACTTAGGAGTTAAAGCGCTGGATGACAAGACCCTAGAATTTACCCTAACTTCTCCTACGGCTTACTTTGAAGACTTGTTGGGAACCCCAGCCTTTCTCCCTCAAAGCCAAAAGCTGGCTGAAGAAGTCGGTGATGACTACGGTTCATCTGCAGAAAAGACGGCCTTTAACGGGCCCTTCTTGGTTGAAGGCTGGACCGGGACGGAAAACAGCTTTGACTTAGTCAAGAATCCGGATTACTGGGACGCTGAAAATGTACAATTGAGCCGAATTAACTGGGAAGTGTCTAAAGAATTACAAACCAACTATAATCTCTTCAATTCAGGTGATGTCCAATATACGCAAACCGGTAATCCTTATGTGGAACAATTAGACGGAGAACCCATCCTACAAACCAGTCTGAACGGGAAGGTTGGTTACTTACAATTTAACTTTGATAAACCTATTCTGAAAAACAAGCACGTTCGTCAAGCCTTGCGGTCTGGTTTTGACAAGGAGGCCTTTACCCAAGCTGTCCTTAAAGATGGGTCTCAAAGCCTTGATGGCTGGGTACCAGCAGACCATGTCTCTGATCCAGCCAGCGGGCAAGACTTCCGGGCCATGAATGGCCACTTAGGAGCCTACGACTTAGACTTTGCCCAATCTGAATGGAAACTCGCCAAGCAGGAACTCGGTCTTGATCAGATTGAATTAGAATTATTGACCTCAGATACGGATACTTCTAAAGCCACGTCGGAATTTTTACAAGGTGAATGGCAAAATAATCTGCCTGGTTTGACTGTAACGATCCGCAACGTGCCTTTGAAGAGTCGCCAACAAATTACTAACACTGGTGAATATGACATGGTTTATGGGACCTACCATCCAAGTTATGTGGATCCCACTGCTTACCTGGATTACTTCCATAGCCAAAGTGCCTTAAACAATGCTAATTTTGATTCAGAAAACTATGACTCACTCTTAGCGACAGCGCAAAATGAGTTGGGGGACCAACCTGAAGCCCGCTTCCAAAAGCTTTTAGAAGCAGAGCGTTATTTGATGGAAGATGAAGCGGCATTGGGAACCATTTACCAAGGGGCCTATGCCTTCTTAGTGGATCCAAAACTCACTGGCGTTATTAACCAAACGAACGGTGTCACCAATTACTTTAGGGCGGCAACTTATCAAACAGAAAACTAA
- a CDS encoding phosphoketolase family protein: MTDFDSKAYLDKVDAWWRAANYLSVGQMYLRDNPLLDREVTADDVKITPIGHWGTIAGQNFVYAHLNRVINKYDLNMFYIEGPGHGGQVMQANAYLDGTWSEHYPEYPQNKEGMQKFFKYFSFPGGTGSHATAEIPGSIHEGGELGYSLSHATGAILDNPDVIAATVIGDGESETGPLAASWLSNSFINPVTDGAVLPILYLNGGKIANPTILERKSNEDLIKYFQGLGWDPMVVEGNDPEKVHPLMAKTLDQAIEKIKSIQGEARKGSAEEATMGNWPMILYRTPKGWTGPKAWEGNDIEGSFRAHQVPIPVNAENMEHVDALVDWLKSYRPEELFTEDGQLRPEIAEIAPKGDQRMASNPITDGGIDPKPLDLPDWRDYALDFETPGERDAQDMIEMGGYAAGVIEKNPDNFRIFGPDETKSNRLNKVFDVTKRQWLEPIKDNYDEWMSPSGRVIDSQLSEHQMEGFLEAYTLTGRHGFFASYEAFLRTVDSMITQHFKWMREASEYKWHKPYQSLNLISSSTAFQQDHNGYTHQDPGLLTHLAEKKGEFVRAYLPADTNSLLAVMDKALSSENVINYIVTSKHPRPQFFSVEEAEEFVDKGYKVIDWASTVEEGEEPDVVIAASGTEPTVETIATISYLHEAFPELKIRYVNVVDLYRLRHPNIDPRGLSDEEFDAVFTKDKPVFFGFHSFEGLLKDIFFDRHNHNLYPHGYREEGAITTPFDMRVLNELDRFHFAAHVAEVVYGDKAQDFIDQMNAKVEEHRAYIVEYGTDMPEVKEWKWQPLEK; this comes from the coding sequence ATGACTGATTTTGATTCAAAAGCGTATTTAGATAAAGTGGATGCCTGGTGGCGTGCCGCTAACTACTTATCTGTTGGGCAAATGTACTTACGGGATAATCCTTTATTAGACCGTGAAGTAACGGCAGATGACGTTAAGATCACCCCAATTGGACACTGGGGAACCATTGCCGGGCAAAACTTTGTTTACGCTCATTTGAACCGTGTCATTAATAAATATGACTTAAACATGTTCTATATCGAAGGACCAGGACATGGTGGCCAAGTGATGCAAGCCAATGCTTATTTAGATGGGACCTGGAGTGAACATTATCCAGAATACCCACAAAACAAGGAAGGAATGCAAAAATTCTTCAAGTACTTCTCCTTCCCAGGCGGAACAGGCTCACATGCGACCGCTGAGATTCCAGGTTCTATCCATGAAGGTGGGGAACTCGGTTATTCCTTATCTCACGCAACCGGTGCCATTCTTGATAACCCTGATGTGATTGCAGCCACTGTGATTGGTGACGGGGAATCTGAAACTGGTCCACTAGCAGCCAGCTGGTTATCTAACAGCTTCATTAACCCAGTGACTGATGGTGCAGTCTTACCAATCCTTTACTTAAACGGGGGTAAAATTGCTAACCCAACCATCTTAGAACGTAAATCCAATGAAGACTTGATTAAGTACTTCCAAGGCTTAGGTTGGGATCCAATGGTGGTTGAAGGCAACGATCCTGAAAAGGTTCACCCACTCATGGCTAAAACCTTAGACCAAGCTATTGAAAAGATTAAATCCATCCAAGGCGAAGCACGTAAGGGTTCAGCTGAAGAGGCAACCATGGGCAACTGGCCAATGATTCTTTACCGGACACCTAAGGGCTGGACTGGTCCTAAGGCATGGGAAGGTAACGACATTGAAGGTTCCTTCAGAGCTCACCAAGTGCCAATTCCAGTGAACGCTGAGAATATGGAACATGTAGACGCTTTAGTTGATTGGTTGAAATCTTACCGTCCAGAAGAACTCTTTACTGAAGATGGTCAATTACGTCCAGAAATTGCTGAAATTGCGCCTAAGGGTGACCAACGGATGGCTTCCAATCCAATTACTGACGGAGGCATCGATCCTAAACCTTTAGACTTACCAGACTGGCGTGACTATGCTCTTGACTTCGAGACACCTGGTGAACGCGACGCTCAAGACATGATTGAAATGGGTGGCTATGCAGCTGGCGTTATCGAAAAGAACCCAGACAACTTCCGCATCTTTGGGCCAGACGAAACTAAGTCTAACCGCTTGAACAAGGTCTTCGATGTCACCAAACGTCAATGGTTAGAACCAATTAAGGATAACTACGATGAATGGATGTCACCATCTGGTCGTGTGATTGACTCACAATTATCCGAACACCAAATGGAAGGTTTCTTAGAAGCTTATACCTTAACCGGTCGCCATGGTTTCTTTGCTAGTTATGAAGCCTTCTTACGGACAGTTGACTCCATGATCACCCAACATTTCAAATGGATGCGTGAAGCCAGCGAATACAAATGGCATAAACCTTATCAATCATTGAACTTGATTTCTTCTTCTACCGCTTTCCAACAAGACCATAATGGTTACACTCACCAAGACCCAGGTTTATTAACCCACTTGGCAGAGAAGAAGGGTGAATTTGTACGGGCTTACCTTCCTGCAGATACCAACTCTCTATTAGCTGTGATGGATAAGGCTTTAAGTTCAGAAAACGTGATTAACTACATCGTGACTTCTAAACACCCACGTCCACAATTCTTCTCAGTTGAAGAAGCTGAAGAATTTGTTGACAAGGGTTACAAGGTCATTGACTGGGCTTCTACCGTTGAAGAAGGGGAAGAACCTGACGTAGTGATCGCTGCATCTGGTACTGAACCAACTGTAGAAACCATTGCAACCATCTCCTACTTACACGAAGCCTTCCCAGAATTGAAGATTCGTTACGTGAACGTGGTTGACCTCTACCGTCTCCGTCATCCAAATATTGACCCACGTGGTTTATCTGACGAAGAATTTGATGCTGTCTTTACTAAAGACAAACCAGTCTTCTTTGGCTTCCACAGCTTCGAAGGCTTACTCAAAGACATCTTCTTCGACCGTCACAACCATAACCTCTACCCACATGGTTACCGTGAAGAAGGGGCCATTACCACACCATTCGACATGCGTGTCTTAAACGAACTCGACCGCTTCCACTTTGCGGCTCATGTTGCTGAAGTAGTATACGGCGATAAAGCCCAAGACTTCATTGACCAAATGAACGCTAAGGTAGAAGAACACCGTGCCTACATTGTAGAATACGGTACTGACATGCCAGAAGTTAAAGAATGGAAATGGCAACCACTTGAAAAATAA